One stretch of Streptomyces sp. 135 DNA includes these proteins:
- a CDS encoding glycosyltransferase family 2 protein, which yields MNAKSEAQPPAVSVIMPVLNEERHLREAVHAILRQEYAGEMEVVVALGPSTDRTDEIAAELVREDPRVHTVPNPTGRTPAALNAAIKASRHPIVVRVDGHAALSPGYITTAVRLLEETGAMNVGGIMHAEGQNDWEHAVAAAMTSKIGVGNAAFHTGGAAQQAETVYLGVFRREALEQQGGYNEEFIRAQDWELNFRIREAGGLIWFSPDLLVSYRPRPSVKALAKQYKDYGRWRHVVARYHEGSINLRYLAPPTALCAIAAGIVVGAALTPWGFVIPGGYLAAIVAGSVPAGKGLPLKARLQIPVALATMHMSWGWGFLTSPRSLAKKVIASRRPAVLGETQEA from the coding sequence ATGAACGCGAAGTCTGAGGCACAGCCTCCCGCCGTGTCCGTGATCATGCCCGTCCTCAACGAGGAGCGGCACCTGCGCGAGGCCGTCCACGCGATCCTGCGCCAGGAATACGCGGGTGAGATGGAGGTAGTGGTCGCGCTCGGCCCCTCCACCGACCGCACGGACGAGATCGCCGCCGAGCTGGTCCGCGAGGATCCGCGGGTGCATACGGTCCCCAACCCCACGGGGCGTACGCCGGCCGCGCTGAACGCCGCGATCAAGGCCTCACGTCACCCGATCGTGGTGCGCGTGGACGGCCACGCCGCGCTCTCGCCGGGCTACATCACGACGGCCGTCCGGCTCCTGGAGGAGACCGGCGCGATGAACGTCGGCGGCATCATGCACGCCGAGGGCCAGAACGACTGGGAGCACGCGGTCGCCGCCGCCATGACGTCGAAGATCGGCGTGGGCAACGCCGCCTTCCACACCGGCGGCGCGGCCCAGCAGGCCGAGACGGTCTACCTGGGCGTCTTCCGCCGCGAGGCCCTGGAGCAACAGGGCGGGTACAACGAGGAGTTCATCCGCGCCCAGGACTGGGAGCTGAACTTCCGCATCCGCGAGGCGGGCGGCCTGATCTGGTTCTCGCCCGATCTGCTGGTGTCGTACCGCCCGCGGCCGAGCGTGAAGGCCCTCGCCAAGCAGTACAAGGACTACGGCCGCTGGCGCCACGTCGTCGCCCGCTACCACGAGGGGTCCATCAACCTCCGCTACCTCGCGCCGCCGACCGCTCTCTGCGCGATCGCGGCGGGCATCGTCGTCGGCGCGGCGCTCACGCCGTGGGGCTTCGTGATCCCCGGCGGCTACCTCGCGGCGATCGTCGCGGGCTCCGTCCCCGCGGGCAAGGGCCTGCCGCTGAAGGCCCGCCTCCAGATACCGGTGGCGCTCGCGACCATGCACATGTCGTGGGGCTGGGGCTTCCTCACCAGCCCCCGCTCGCTGGCGAAGAAGGTCATCGCCTCGCGCCGCCCGGCCGTCCTGGGGGAGACCCAGGAGGCCTGA
- a CDS encoding LCP family protein — translation MPTPPRSPAPAPRRPHPQGHRPPDRGPAGRAKRRPRWAMRMATACSVAVLVAAGIGHSVVTGLDTGIKRVDAFRDMKNRPASGNGMNVLLVGTDGRDKITPEEKEKYRLGGAPCHCTDTIMIVHISEDRDRASVVSLPRDSYAELPEHTDQNSGKQHRTHPGKINAAYAEGGPNLTVRTVEHMTKVKIDHYLEVDFTSFIKTVDVLGGVEICTSRPLQDSHTGLNLAVGTHAMNGGEALQYVRSRYVDGASDLGRMKRQQRFLAALIAKATSSGVLLNPVKFRDVTQTLLGSVRADKGFGTSDMLDLGRAMRGFSPSSSEFTTVPLSPEGQTLPGIGATLKWHPTKSRKLFDALREDRPLAPHRNKSRVALVDVSPQQIQVQVDNGTAVPGLGKRVDTGLRATGFRTTGLPGNVPTARTAPAARTVVAYDPRWDRSAKALATALPGCEMRTVDGQGAVLKVIAGTDFKAVRPVRAEDELEGEFGAVTGDQVVCP, via the coding sequence GTGCCCACACCGCCCCGCTCCCCCGCTCCCGCGCCGCGCCGCCCGCACCCGCAGGGCCACAGACCGCCCGACCGCGGGCCGGCCGGGCGGGCGAAGCGGCGGCCGCGCTGGGCCATGCGGATGGCGACCGCGTGCTCCGTGGCGGTGCTCGTCGCGGCCGGCATCGGGCACTCCGTGGTCACCGGTCTCGACACCGGGATCAAGCGGGTCGATGCCTTCAGGGACATGAAGAACCGGCCCGCTTCGGGCAACGGCATGAACGTGCTGCTCGTCGGCACCGACGGCCGCGACAAGATCACTCCGGAGGAGAAGGAGAAGTACCGCCTCGGCGGCGCCCCCTGCCACTGCACGGACACGATCATGATCGTGCACATCTCGGAGGACCGGGACCGCGCCAGCGTCGTGAGCCTGCCGCGGGACTCGTACGCCGAGCTGCCCGAGCACACCGACCAGAACAGCGGCAAGCAGCACCGCACGCACCCCGGCAAGATCAACGCGGCGTACGCGGAGGGCGGGCCGAACCTCACGGTGCGGACCGTCGAGCACATGACGAAGGTCAAGATCGACCACTACCTGGAGGTCGACTTCACCAGCTTCATCAAGACCGTGGACGTCCTCGGCGGCGTGGAGATCTGCACGTCGCGCCCGCTCCAGGACTCGCACACGGGCCTGAACCTCGCGGTCGGCACGCACGCCATGAACGGCGGCGAGGCGCTCCAGTACGTGCGGTCGCGGTACGTCGACGGGGCCTCCGACCTCGGCCGGATGAAGCGCCAGCAGCGGTTCCTCGCGGCGCTCATCGCGAAGGCGACCAGCAGCGGCGTCCTGCTCAATCCGGTCAAGTTCCGCGACGTGACGCAGACGCTGCTCGGCTCGGTCCGGGCGGACAAGGGCTTCGGCACGAGCGACATGCTGGACCTCGGCCGGGCGATGCGGGGCTTCTCGCCGTCGTCCTCGGAGTTCACGACCGTGCCGCTGAGTCCCGAGGGGCAGACCCTGCCGGGCATCGGCGCGACGCTGAAGTGGCACCCGACGAAATCCCGCAAGCTGTTCGACGCGCTGCGCGAGGACCGCCCGCTGGCCCCGCACCGCAACAAGTCCAGGGTCGCGCTGGTGGACGTCTCGCCCCAGCAGATCCAGGTGCAGGTCGACAACGGCACGGCGGTGCCGGGGCTCGGCAAGCGCGTCGACACCGGGCTGCGGGCCACCGGCTTCCGCACGACCGGCCTGCCGGGGAACGTGCCGACCGCGCGGACGGCGCCGGCGGCGCGGACCGTCGTCGCCTACGACCCCCGCTGGGACCGCTCCGCGAAGGCCCTCGCGACGGCCCTGCCGGGCTGCGAGATGCGCACGGTCGACGGGCAGGGGGCGGTGCTGAAGGTGATCGCGGGGACGGACTTCAAGGCGGTGCGGCCGGTGCGGGCGGAGGACGAGCTGGAGGGCGAGTTCGGGGCCGTCACCGGCGACCAGGTCGTCTGTCCCTGA
- a CDS encoding acyl-CoA thioesterase — MTDQAPRSESGIPGKPTSASRTTLSHIMTHNDTNLLGTVHGGVIMKLVDDAAGAVAGRHSGGPAVTASMDEMVFLEPVRVGDLVHVKAQVNWTGRSSMEVGVRVLAERWNESTPAQQVGSAYLVFAAVDADGKPRTVPPVLPETDRDRRRYQEAQIRRTHRLARRRAIKELREARAAEGFDD; from the coding sequence ATGACAGATCAGGCCCCCCGTTCGGAATCGGGTATACCGGGCAAGCCGACCTCGGCCTCCCGCACCACGCTCAGCCACATCATGACCCACAACGACACCAACCTCCTCGGCACGGTGCACGGCGGCGTGATCATGAAACTCGTGGACGACGCGGCGGGGGCCGTCGCCGGACGCCACTCGGGCGGGCCCGCCGTCACCGCCTCCATGGACGAGATGGTCTTCCTGGAGCCGGTCAGAGTAGGAGATCTCGTCCATGTGAAGGCCCAGGTCAACTGGACCGGACGCAGCTCCATGGAGGTCGGCGTGCGAGTCCTGGCCGAGCGGTGGAACGAGTCGACGCCCGCCCAGCAGGTCGGCTCCGCCTATCTCGTCTTCGCCGCGGTCGACGCCGACGGCAAGCCCCGCACGGTGCCCCCGGTCCTCCCGGAGACCGACCGCGACCGCCGCCGCTACCAGGAGGCCCAGATCCGCCGCACGCACCGCCTCGCCCGGCGCCGCGCGATCAAGGAGCTGCGGGAGGCCCGCGCGGCGGAGGGCTTCGACGACTGA
- a CDS encoding LCP family protein: MSDWPDDQAGGRGYGRGSGNPQPDGARVMRHVQRGGPARPAGPPPGGVPQQPAYDDGYGDGQPYGDARDEVFEPRTPRQGGHGQSYDSGYNTGQVYGRPATGDGGQGGAGRPPRGPRAAPNWRRRIKIGSITLVSVLLVTTVATYFWADGKLKREVDLSKVIERPEGGAGTNYLIVGSDSREGMSAEEKKRLHTGSADGKRTDSMMILHVADDGGNTMISLPRDSNVTIPSFKGAESGKLYPNQGRQTKLNAAYAEDGPELLVRTVEYNTGLRIDHYAEIGFGGFAKIVDAVGGVEMDIPKGFKDKKSGADFEAGKQTLDGEQALAFVRTRYALPGSDLDRTKNQQKFLAALANQAATPGTVMNPFKLYPTMGAGLDTLIVDKDMGLMDVASMFWAMKGVTGGDGKSMNMPIAGMSGGNVLWDKAKVKQLVNQLNNDDKVTVSG, encoded by the coding sequence ATGAGCGATTGGCCAGACGATCAGGCGGGCGGCCGTGGATATGGCCGCGGCAGCGGGAACCCTCAGCCCGACGGCGCCCGCGTGATGCGGCATGTCCAGCGCGGCGGCCCCGCCCGCCCCGCCGGACCGCCGCCGGGCGGTGTGCCGCAGCAGCCCGCGTACGACGACGGGTACGGGGACGGACAGCCGTACGGCGACGCCCGCGACGAGGTCTTCGAGCCGCGCACCCCGCGCCAGGGTGGCCACGGCCAGAGCTACGACAGCGGCTACAACACCGGGCAGGTCTACGGCCGGCCCGCCACGGGCGACGGCGGCCAGGGCGGTGCCGGACGCCCGCCGCGCGGCCCGCGCGCCGCGCCGAACTGGCGGCGCCGCATCAAGATCGGCTCGATCACCCTCGTATCCGTACTGCTCGTGACGACCGTGGCGACGTACTTCTGGGCGGACGGCAAGCTCAAGCGCGAGGTCGACCTCTCCAAGGTCATCGAGCGGCCCGAGGGCGGCGCGGGCACGAACTACCTGATCGTCGGCTCCGACAGCCGCGAGGGCATGTCGGCCGAGGAGAAGAAGCGGCTGCACACGGGCTCGGCCGACGGCAAGCGCACCGACTCGATGATGATCCTGCACGTCGCGGACGACGGCGGGAACACGATGATCTCGCTGCCCCGCGACTCGAACGTCACGATCCCCTCCTTCAAGGGCGCGGAGTCCGGCAAGCTCTACCCCAACCAGGGCCGCCAGACGAAGCTGAACGCCGCGTACGCGGAGGACGGTCCCGAGCTGCTCGTCCGCACCGTCGAGTACAACACCGGCCTGCGCATCGACCACTACGCCGAGATCGGCTTCGGCGGCTTCGCGAAGATCGTGGACGCGGTCGGCGGCGTCGAGATGGACATTCCCAAGGGCTTCAAGGACAAGAAGTCCGGCGCCGACTTCGAGGCGGGCAAGCAGACGCTCGACGGCGAGCAGGCCCTCGCCTTCGTCCGCACCCGCTACGCGCTGCCGGGCAGCGACCTGGACCGCACGAAGAACCAGCAGAAGTTCCTCGCGGCCCTCGCCAACCAGGCGGCGACGCCGGGGACGGTCATGAACCCGTTCAAGCTCTACCCCACGATGGGCGCGGGCCTGGACACGCTGATCGTCGACAAGGACATGGGCCTGATGGACGTGGCGTCCATGTTCTGGGCGATGAAGGGCGTCACCGGCGGCGACGGCAAGTCGATGAACATGCCGATCGCCGGCATGTCGGGCGGCAACGTCCTGTGGGACAAGGCCAAGGTCAAGCAGCTGGTCAACCAGCTGAACAACGACGACAAGGTCACGGTCTCCGGCTGA
- a CDS encoding dipeptidase: MADLQDEINATAEAGELDQSPARPDPRTEPLPEREPGHGPEAAEAADPLERAHALLAAHPVADGYSGLPGTLRDLPWYDFETGDSGLESDLPRLRAGRVGAQLWSVRVPERLGTDQVVRTTLEQIDLVKHVVGNHPEWLRLARDASETTDARNCGRMATLIGPARGTALGDSLGALRGLHSLGLCAVTLCGTSWAGAEGLTAFGEEVVREMNRLGILADLSGASEATVRRVLAISKAPVIFTRSGAAALRDHPDNLSDELLAEVGEHKGLCMVPLAADRTGSSAREVADHLDHVRRVAGPECVGIAGMYDTPEVHPEDLVDPSDYPQLIAALLDRGWPEADVALLTWGNFQRALRGADFTARATRERRTASTARIERLDG; this comes from the coding sequence ATGGCAGACCTACAGGACGAGATCAACGCCACCGCCGAGGCGGGGGAGCTCGACCAGTCCCCCGCCCGGCCCGACCCCCGTACCGAGCCGCTTCCCGAGCGGGAGCCCGGTCACGGCCCCGAGGCGGCGGAGGCCGCCGACCCGCTGGAGCGGGCCCACGCCCTGCTCGCCGCACACCCCGTCGCCGACGGGTACAGCGGTCTGCCGGGAACCCTGCGCGACCTGCCCTGGTACGACTTCGAGACGGGCGACAGCGGCCTGGAGAGCGATCTGCCGCGGCTGCGCGCGGGCCGCGTCGGGGCGCAGCTGTGGTCCGTGCGGGTGCCCGAGCGGCTCGGCACCGACCAGGTCGTGCGGACCACCCTCGAACAGATCGACCTGGTCAAACACGTCGTCGGTAACCATCCCGAGTGGCTGCGGCTCGCCCGTGACGCCTCGGAGACCACCGACGCCCGCAACTGCGGCCGCATGGCCACGCTGATCGGTCCCGCCCGCGGCACCGCGCTCGGCGACTCGCTGGGGGCCCTGCGCGGGCTGCACAGCCTGGGTCTGTGCGCGGTGACCCTCTGCGGTACGTCGTGGGCGGGCGCCGAGGGGCTGACCGCGTTCGGCGAGGAGGTCGTGCGGGAGATGAACCGGCTCGGGATCCTCGCGGACCTGTCCGGCGCGTCCGAGGCGACCGTGCGGCGGGTCCTGGCCATCTCCAAGGCTCCGGTGATCTTCACCCGCTCCGGTGCCGCTGCCCTGCGCGACCACCCGGACAACCTCTCGGACGAGCTGCTCGCGGAGGTGGGCGAGCACAAGGGCCTGTGCATGGTGCCGCTGGCCGCCGACCGCACGGGTTCCTCGGCGCGCGAGGTGGCGGACCATCTCGATCACGTGCGCCGGGTCGCGGGGCCGGAGTGCGTCGGCATCGCGGGGATGTACGACACCCCTGAGGTGCACCCGGAGGATCTCGTCGACCCGTCGGACTATCCGCAGCTGATCGCGGCGCTCCTGGACCGCGGCTGGCCCGAGGCCGACGTGGCGCTGCTCACCTGGGGCAACTTCCAACGCGCCCTGCGCGGCGCGGACTTCACGGCCCGGGCCACGCGGGAGCGCAGGACGGCGTCCACGGCGCGGATAGAGCGCCTGGACGGCTGA
- a CDS encoding VOC family protein yields MTDQHDAAAPIARLRNVVLDCPRPRELAEFYAQVIGGTIEEDGDWVDLVAPGRVKVSFQRVSDLRPPEWPRSDVNAQQLHLDLDAGRTTEELDAAEKKVLALGARPLDLDDDGGKRDFRVYADPAGHPFCLCKIP; encoded by the coding sequence ATGACCGACCAGCACGACGCCGCCGCCCCCATCGCCCGCCTGCGCAACGTCGTCCTCGACTGTCCGCGCCCGCGTGAACTGGCCGAGTTCTACGCCCAGGTCATCGGCGGCACCATCGAGGAGGACGGGGACTGGGTCGACCTCGTGGCCCCGGGCCGCGTCAAGGTGTCGTTCCAGCGGGTGAGCGACCTGCGCCCGCCCGAGTGGCCCCGCTCCGACGTCAACGCCCAGCAGCTCCACCTGGACCTCGACGCCGGCCGCACCACCGAGGAGCTCGACGCCGCCGAGAAGAAGGTGCTCGCCCTCGGCGCGCGACCCCTCGACCTGGACGACGACGGCGGCAAGCGCGACTTCCGCGTGTACGCCGACCCGGCCGGGCACCCGTTCTGCCTCTGCAAGATCCCCTGA
- a CDS encoding VOC family protein, with product MALAKLGVVVLDCADPLALAEFYAAVVGGTPTPADDTWVDLKGHDGTPLAFQRAPGHVPPKWPAPDGSQQFHLDLTVDDMDAAEEQVLALGATALDAADRDRNWRVYADPAGHPFCLCAC from the coding sequence ATGGCTCTCGCCAAGCTCGGCGTCGTCGTCCTCGACTGCGCCGACCCGCTCGCCCTCGCGGAGTTCTATGCCGCGGTCGTCGGCGGCACCCCGACCCCGGCCGACGACACCTGGGTCGACCTCAAGGGGCACGACGGCACCCCCCTGGCCTTCCAGCGGGCCCCCGGCCACGTACCGCCGAAGTGGCCCGCGCCCGACGGGTCGCAGCAGTTCCACCTGGACCTCACAGTGGACGACATGGACGCCGCCGAGGAACAGGTCCTCGCCCTCGGCGCCACGGCCCTCGACGCGGCCGACCGGGACCGCAACTGGCGGGTTTACGCCGACCCGGCCGGGCACCCGTTCTGCCTCTGCGCCTGCTGA
- a CDS encoding CGNR zinc finger domain-containing protein: MNDRAPAPGGLALVQELVNTLDLASGADALDTESGRGAFGLAPQDVDAARELRESLRAACLAHAGHPAHGPVRELSELLAQGPLLVEVDGATGAASLVPADGPTLTARVASAIAEALTAGTWLRLKACEAVTCHWAYYDRSPAGRSRWCDMGVCGARAKMRAYRARKAAPGTSS, encoded by the coding sequence ATGAACGACAGAGCGCCGGCGCCGGGAGGGCTCGCGCTGGTCCAGGAGCTGGTGAACACGCTGGACTTGGCGAGCGGCGCGGACGCCCTGGACACCGAGTCGGGGCGCGGTGCCTTCGGGCTCGCCCCGCAGGACGTGGACGCGGCGCGCGAACTGCGGGAATCCCTGCGGGCGGCGTGCCTCGCGCACGCCGGACACCCGGCGCACGGGCCGGTACGGGAGCTGAGCGAACTGCTGGCCCAGGGGCCGCTGCTGGTGGAGGTGGACGGCGCGACGGGCGCCGCGTCACTCGTCCCCGCGGACGGCCCGACGCTCACCGCGCGGGTGGCCTCGGCGATCGCGGAGGCGCTCACCGCCGGGACGTGGCTGCGCCTCAAGGCGTGCGAGGCGGTCACCTGCCACTGGGCCTACTACGACCGCAGCCCGGCGGGCCGGAGCCGGTGGTGTGACATGGGCGTGTGCGGGGCGCGCGCGAAGATGCGGGCGTACCGGGCCCGCAAGGCGGCACCCGGCACGTCTTCCTAG
- a CDS encoding UDP-glucose/GDP-mannose dehydrogenase family protein, translating to MALKITVIGTGYLGATHAAAMAELGFEVLGLDVVSEKVEMLQRGEVPMYEPGLEELLRKHVAGIEGSSGRLRFTTDPAAAADFGDVHFICVNTPQKHGEYACDMSYVDTALESLAKHLTKASLVVGKSTVPVGSADRLAARLAELAPAGDEVELAWNPEFLREGFAVQDTLHPDRIVVGVRSERAEKLLREVYATPIAEGSPFVVTDFPTAELVKTSANSFLATKISFINAMAEVCEAAGGDVVQLAEALGHDDRIGKKFLRAGIGFGGGCLPKDIRAFMARAGELGADQALTFLREIDSINMRRRGQMVEMAREALGGGSFLGKRVAVLGATFKPDSDDVRDSPALNVAGQIHLQGGQVTVYDPKGMVNARRLFPTLGYADSAMDAVRGADVVLHLTEWREFRELDPAALASVATTPVILDGRNALDPQAWRAAGWTYRAMGRPAA from the coding sequence ATGGCCCTCAAGATCACCGTGATCGGCACCGGCTATCTCGGCGCCACGCACGCCGCGGCCATGGCCGAACTCGGCTTCGAGGTCCTCGGTCTCGACGTGGTGAGCGAGAAGGTCGAGATGCTCCAGCGGGGCGAGGTCCCGATGTACGAGCCCGGCCTGGAGGAGCTGCTGCGCAAGCACGTCGCGGGCATCGAGGGCTCCAGCGGGCGGCTGCGCTTCACGACGGACCCGGCGGCGGCCGCGGACTTCGGCGACGTCCACTTCATCTGCGTGAACACCCCGCAGAAGCACGGCGAGTACGCCTGCGACATGTCGTACGTCGACACCGCGCTGGAGTCCCTCGCCAAGCACCTCACCAAGGCGTCGCTGGTCGTCGGCAAGTCCACCGTGCCGGTCGGCAGCGCGGACCGGCTCGCCGCCCGCCTCGCCGAGCTGGCCCCCGCGGGCGACGAGGTCGAGCTGGCGTGGAACCCCGAGTTCCTGCGCGAGGGCTTCGCCGTGCAGGACACGCTGCACCCGGACCGCATCGTGGTCGGCGTACGCAGTGAGCGCGCCGAGAAGCTGCTGCGCGAGGTCTACGCGACGCCGATCGCCGAGGGCTCGCCCTTCGTCGTCACCGACTTCCCGACGGCGGAGCTGGTCAAGACCTCGGCGAACTCCTTCCTCGCCACGAAGATCTCCTTCATCAACGCCATGGCCGAGGTCTGCGAGGCGGCCGGCGGTGACGTCGTACAGCTCGCGGAGGCCCTCGGTCACGACGACCGGATCGGCAAGAAGTTCCTCCGGGCCGGAATCGGCTTCGGCGGCGGCTGCCTGCCCAAGGACATCCGCGCGTTCATGGCGCGGGCGGGCGAGCTGGGCGCCGACCAGGCCCTGACGTTCCTGCGCGAGATCGACTCGATCAACATGCGCCGGCGCGGCCAGATGGTCGAGATGGCCCGCGAGGCGCTGGGCGGCGGCTCCTTCCTCGGCAAGCGGGTCGCGGTGCTCGGTGCCACGTTCAAGCCGGACTCCGACGACGTCCGCGACTCCCCGGCGCTCAACGTCGCCGGGCAGATCCACCTCCAGGGCGGCCAGGTCACGGTGTACGACCCCAAGGGCATGGTGAACGCCCGCCGCCTCTTCCCCACCCTCGGCTACGCGGACTCGGCGATGGACGCGGTGCGCGGCGCGGACGTCGTGCTGCACCTCACGGAGTGGCGCGAGTTCCGCGAGCTCGACCCGGCGGCGCTCGCCTCCGTGGCGACGACCCCGGTCATCCTCGACGGCCGCAACGCCCTCGACCCGCAGGCCTGGCGGGCGGCGGGCTGGACCTACCGCGCCATGGGCAGGCCCGCGGCCTGA
- a CDS encoding acyl-CoA dehydrogenase family protein: MAGSADFDLYRPSEEHDMLRDAIRSLAEAKIAPFAAAVDEEARFPQEALDALVANDLHAVHVPESYGGAGADALATVIVIEEVARVCASSSLIPAVNKLGSLPVILSGSEELKKRYMTPLAKGEGMFSYCLSEPDAGSDAAGMKTKAVRDGDGYVLNGVKRWITNAGVSEYYTVMAVTDPTKRSKGISAFVVEKGDEGVSFGAPEKKLGIKGSPTREVYLDNVRIPADRMIGEEGTGFATAMKTLDHTRITIAAQALGIAQGALDYAKGYVQERKQFGKPIADFQGIQFMLADMAMKIEAARQLTYAAAAKSERVAAGGGERDLTFQGAAAKCFASDVAMEVTTDAVQLLGGYGYTRDYPVERMMRDAKITQIYEGTNQVQRIVMARNLP; the protein is encoded by the coding sequence TTGGCCGGATCGGCTGATTTCGACCTGTACCGCCCGTCCGAGGAGCACGACATGCTCCGGGACGCGATCCGTTCGCTGGCCGAGGCGAAGATCGCGCCGTTCGCCGCCGCGGTGGACGAGGAGGCCCGCTTCCCGCAGGAGGCCCTCGACGCGCTGGTCGCGAACGACCTGCACGCCGTGCACGTCCCCGAGAGCTACGGCGGCGCGGGCGCCGACGCCCTGGCGACCGTCATCGTGATCGAGGAAGTGGCCCGCGTCTGCGCCAGCTCCTCCCTCATCCCGGCCGTGAACAAGCTCGGCTCGCTGCCCGTCATCCTCTCCGGCTCCGAGGAGCTGAAGAAGAGGTACATGACGCCGCTCGCCAAGGGCGAGGGCATGTTCTCGTACTGCCTGAGCGAGCCGGACGCGGGTTCGGACGCCGCCGGCATGAAGACGAAGGCGGTCCGCGACGGCGACGGCTACGTCCTCAACGGCGTGAAGCGCTGGATCACCAACGCGGGCGTCTCCGAGTACTACACGGTCATGGCCGTCACCGACCCGACCAAGCGCTCGAAGGGCATCAGCGCCTTCGTCGTCGAGAAGGGTGACGAGGGCGTCTCCTTCGGCGCCCCGGAGAAGAAGCTCGGCATCAAGGGCTCCCCCACGCGCGAGGTCTACCTCGACAACGTCCGCATCCCCGCCGACCGCATGATCGGCGAGGAAGGCACCGGCTTCGCGACCGCGATGAAGACCCTGGACCACACCCGCATCACCATCGCGGCGCAGGCCCTCGGCATCGCGCAGGGCGCCCTCGACTACGCCAAGGGCTACGTCCAGGAGCGCAAGCAGTTCGGGAAGCCGATCGCCGACTTCCAGGGCATCCAGTTCATGCTCGCCGACATGGCGATGAAGATCGAGGCCGCGCGCCAGCTGACGTACGCGGCGGCCGCCAAGTCGGAGCGCGTTGCCGCCGGAGGTGGAGAAAGGGACCTGACCTTCCAGGGCGCCGCCGCCAAGTGCTTCGCCTCGGACGTCGCGATGGAGGTCACCACGGACGCCGTCCAGCTCCTCGGCGGCTACGGCTACACCCGTGACTACCCCGTCGAGCGCATGATGCGCGACGCGAAGATCACGCAGATCTACGAGGGCACGAACCAGGTCCAGCGCATCGTGATGGCGCGGAACCTGCCGTAG
- a CDS encoding dihydrofolate reductase family protein produces MKQPEQLVRVQNFTVSSDGFGAGEGQCLERPFGHADPGEMFAWAGATASWPNRTDPGGGRGLDDYFTRDFARNIGAEIMGRNKFGPQRGPWTDHEWRGWWGDEPPFHTPVFVMTHHERPSFTLSDTTFHFVDGDPATVLARAREAAGGKDVRLGGGATTIREFLDAGLVDTLHVVVSPVRLGSGVRLWKSPDELLDRYHLDVVPSPSGVTHHVFWRK; encoded by the coding sequence ATGAAACAGCCGGAACAGCTGGTGCGGGTGCAGAACTTCACCGTCTCCAGCGACGGGTTCGGTGCCGGTGAGGGCCAGTGCCTGGAGCGGCCCTTCGGGCACGCCGATCCCGGTGAGATGTTCGCCTGGGCGGGGGCCACGGCGAGCTGGCCCAATCGCACCGATCCGGGCGGCGGCCGCGGCCTCGACGACTACTTCACGCGTGACTTCGCGCGGAACATCGGCGCGGAGATCATGGGCCGCAACAAGTTCGGGCCCCAGCGCGGGCCCTGGACCGACCACGAGTGGCGCGGCTGGTGGGGCGACGAGCCGCCGTTCCACACCCCGGTGTTCGTCATGACGCACCACGAGCGGCCGTCTTTCACGCTCTCCGACACGACGTTCCACTTCGTCGACGGCGACCCGGCCACGGTCCTCGCGCGGGCGCGGGAGGCGGCGGGCGGCAAGGACGTCCGGCTGGGCGGCGGGGCGACCACCATCCGGGAATTCCTCGACGCCGGCCTCGTCGACACCCTGCACGTGGTGGTCTCGCCGGTGCGGCTCGGCTCCGGCGTACGCCTGTGGAAGTCGCCGGACGAGCTGCTCGACCGGTACCACCTGGACGTCGTGCCCAGCCCGAGCGGCGTGACGCACCACGTGTTCTGGCGCAAGTGA